In Podospora pseudopauciseta strain CBS 411.78 chromosome 3, whole genome shotgun sequence, one genomic interval encodes:
- a CDS encoding hypothetical protein (EggNog:ENOG503PYEI), which produces MPTRYIAEIDQSKEDRDKLRENQYLLQVAKAVATGDKPEFNVVYASKILAPHMNVQWTTKYGLNWATDMPAPGSEVMYSGTWQQCELGSSYTLDQDGDWSAKQENPHAKPDSLNVASNDYAVGVHIPVGVRDPTSKKWTPIWFGKNMLLTGTHGEYQPIETVNIWYQEGQRTATMISDQSTSVQPYEMPPSRPVYFSYDAIKGKWRTPQDQPFEFP; this is translated from the exons ATGCCGACTCGTTACATCGCCGAGATCGACCAGTCCAAGGAGGACCGTGACAAGCTCCGCGAGAACCAGTACTTGCTTCAGGTCGCCAAAGCTGTTGCGACCGGGGACAAGCCCGAGTTCAATGTGGTTTATGCCTCCAAGATCCTCGCCCCCCACATGAACGTTCAGTGGACCACAAAATACGGACTCAACTGGGCCACGGACATGCCCGCTCCTGGCTCAGAGGTCATGTACAGCGGCACTTGGCAGCAGTGTGAGCTTGGTTCCTCTTACACCCTGGACCAGGACGGTGATTGGTCTGCCAAGCAGGAAAATCCCCATGCGAAGCCTGACTCTCTGAACGTTGCCTCCAACGACTATGCAGTCGGGGTTCATATTCCGGTTGGTGTTCGAGACCCAACTTCCAAGAAGTGGACTCCG ATCTGGTTTGGCAAGAACATGCTCCTGACAGGCACTCACGGAGAATACCAGCCCATTGAGACTGTCAACATTTGGTATCAGGAAGGCCAGCGGACCGCGACCATGATATCCGACCAGTCCACCTCGGTTCAGCCATATGAGATGCCGCCTTCGCGTCCAGTTTACTTCTCGTATGATGCTATCAAAGGAAAATGGCGTACCCCTCAGGACCAGCCGTTCGAATTCCCTTGA